One segment of Paenibacillus pabuli DNA contains the following:
- a CDS encoding UDP-N-acetylglucosamine 1-carboxyvinyltransferase: MEKLMISGGRPLQGTVTISGAKNSAIALIPAALLAESEVVLDNLPLLSDVAVYAEILEELGARVFWEGSQMKIDPSDIKSIPMPNGPVKKLRASYYMMGALLGRFKEATIGLPGGCNFEPRPIDQHIKGFEALGATVTNEHGSIHLHAKELRGAKIYLDVSSVGATINIMLAATRAKGSTIIENAAKEPEIIDVATLLNSMGASIKGAGTETIRIEGVSELKGCRHSIIPDRIQAGTYMIAAAATRGNVLIDNVIPKHLEALTAKLLEMGVGIEELDESIRVIGQSSYSHVDVKALVYPGFPTDLQSPMTSVLTQATGVSVLSDFVYSNRFKHVPELVRMGAKIRVEGRSAIIEGGALNAAKVKASDLRAGAALVIAGLTVNEGVTEVTGVEFIDRGYDHLVTNLRLLGADVWRETE, from the coding sequence ATGGAAAAATTGATGATTAGTGGCGGACGTCCGTTACAGGGGACTGTAACTATAAGCGGCGCCAAGAACAGCGCCATTGCGCTTATTCCTGCAGCATTGCTTGCCGAATCAGAGGTCGTGCTGGACAATCTGCCGCTTTTGAGTGATGTGGCGGTTTATGCGGAAATTTTGGAGGAACTCGGAGCTCGTGTATTCTGGGAAGGTAGTCAGATGAAGATTGATCCTTCCGATATCAAATCCATCCCCATGCCGAATGGTCCTGTGAAGAAGCTCCGTGCTTCGTATTATATGATGGGAGCATTGCTTGGACGATTCAAAGAAGCAACGATTGGTTTGCCTGGAGGCTGTAACTTCGAGCCCCGTCCGATTGATCAACACATCAAAGGTTTTGAAGCGCTTGGCGCAACGGTAACAAACGAACATGGCTCCATTCATCTGCATGCCAAAGAGCTGCGCGGAGCAAAGATTTATCTGGATGTAAGCAGTGTAGGAGCAACCATTAACATTATGCTGGCGGCAACTCGTGCCAAAGGCTCTACAATTATTGAAAACGCGGCTAAAGAGCCTGAGATTATAGATGTAGCAACACTTTTGAATTCAATGGGTGCCAGCATCAAGGGTGCAGGTACTGAAACCATTCGTATTGAAGGCGTGTCGGAGCTCAAAGGCTGCCGTCATTCCATCATTCCGGACCGCATACAGGCGGGTACGTATATGATTGCTGCAGCGGCAACGCGCGGTAATGTTTTGATAGACAATGTCATTCCCAAGCATTTGGAGGCGTTGACTGCCAAATTGCTGGAGATGGGCGTGGGCATTGAAGAGTTGGATGAGAGTATCCGTGTCATTGGACAATCTTCCTATAGTCATGTGGATGTTAAGGCGCTGGTGTACCCGGGATTCCCAACCGATTTGCAGTCTCCGATGACAAGTGTATTAACTCAAGCAACAGGTGTAAGTGTCCTGAGCGATTTTGTATACAGCAATCGGTTTAAACATGTGCCAGAACTGGTGCGTATGGGCGCTAAAATTCGAGTGGAAGGTCGTTCGGCCATCATTGAAGGCGGCGCGCTGAATGCAGCCAAGGTAAAAGCATCAGATCTTCGTGCCGGAGCAGCGCTTGTGATCGCCGGTCTTACCGTTAATGAGGGTGTGACTGAAGTGACAGGCGTCGAGTTTATCGACCGTGGCTATGACCACCTCGTCACCAACCTGCGACTTCTTGGTGCAGATGTATGGCGTGAAACGGAATAA
- a CDS encoding pro-sigmaK processing inhibitor BofA family protein codes for MKSLILGSVLVASLLALVLILFRKRIGLAWITSFGIHLALAAIGIYVINYSGWITGAYIPLNPATIGTVSILGLPGVGLLLGLKISLFG; via the coding sequence ATGAAAAGTTTGATTTTAGGAAGTGTGCTTGTGGCTTCATTACTGGCTCTGGTGTTAATTTTGTTCAGGAAGCGGATTGGATTGGCGTGGATTACATCATTTGGGATACATCTGGCTTTGGCTGCGATAGGGATTTATGTTATCAATTATTCGGGTTGGATTACAGGTGCCTACATACCGCTGAATCCTGCTACAATCGGTACAGTAAGTATTTTGGGCTTGCCAGGGGTTGGGCTTTTGCTAGGTTTGAAAATTTCTTTGTTTGGGTAG
- a CDS encoding radical SAM protein produces MYLVYADEQGNVFDHPSLYGLARSGDMIVEIMEDELIPLPEGATLVGLPSTRPIGMDPDTGEMMPLPSDTQAVGALLPQGFTRLCLPGYVKTDKEYKLPLFGYSAVVWKDDAFYVTARMSDHPDQWNPLNCDRDDVRAGVTRMTEKYPENRLYTHLSNCALGYECLTSSNTFLNRWEGGVPVSYSCNAGCFGCISEQPDDSGFVSPQTRMNFRPRVDEIVEVMLEHLKTPESIISFGQGCEGEPSTQAKLIIEAIREVRSITDMGYININTNAGLNDHIRGIVDAGLDLMRVSTISALDDHYNAYYKPRGYTLANVEKSMKYAAQQGVYTSINYLIFPGVTDREEEIEAMIEFARRTDLRLIQMRNLNIDPESYLELIPPAQGDILGMKQMIEIFEEELPDVVIGSYTHVPPAGMARPKRLITS; encoded by the coding sequence ATGTATTTAGTATACGCAGATGAACAAGGCAATGTATTTGATCATCCATCCCTATATGGGCTTGCCCGTAGTGGAGATATGATCGTTGAAATTATGGAGGATGAACTTATTCCTCTTCCAGAAGGTGCAACTCTGGTTGGATTACCAAGCACTCGTCCCATTGGGATGGATCCGGACACCGGCGAGATGATGCCTCTTCCGAGTGATACACAAGCGGTAGGAGCTTTGCTTCCGCAAGGGTTTACTCGGCTGTGTCTGCCGGGTTATGTGAAAACGGACAAAGAGTATAAACTCCCGCTATTCGGGTATTCGGCAGTTGTATGGAAGGATGACGCCTTCTACGTTACGGCCCGGATGTCTGATCACCCGGATCAGTGGAATCCGCTGAACTGTGATCGCGATGACGTGCGTGCCGGAGTTACGCGGATGACCGAAAAGTATCCTGAAAATCGCTTGTATACCCATCTGTCCAACTGTGCACTTGGTTATGAGTGTCTGACATCTTCCAACACATTCCTGAATCGTTGGGAAGGTGGAGTACCAGTATCGTATTCATGTAACGCAGGGTGCTTCGGGTGTATTTCGGAACAGCCGGATGACAGTGGTTTTGTTTCCCCGCAGACTCGAATGAATTTCCGCCCGCGTGTGGACGAAATTGTTGAGGTTATGCTGGAACATCTGAAGACACCGGAGTCCATTATCAGCTTTGGTCAGGGATGTGAAGGTGAACCGTCAACTCAGGCCAAATTGATTATCGAAGCCATTCGTGAGGTTCGTTCCATTACCGATATGGGATATATCAACATTAACACCAACGCTGGTTTGAATGATCACATTCGAGGTATCGTGGATGCAGGCCTGGACTTGATGCGTGTGAGTACGATCAGTGCGCTGGATGACCACTATAATGCGTACTACAAACCACGCGGTTATACACTTGCAAACGTGGAGAAATCGATGAAGTATGCAGCTCAACAAGGTGTGTACACATCAATTAACTATTTGATTTTCCCTGGTGTCACGGATCGTGAAGAGGAGATCGAAGCAATGATCGAGTTCGCCCGGAGAACAGATCTGCGCTTGATTCAAATGCGCAATCTGAACATCGATCCTGAGAGTTATCTGGAATTAATTCCTCCAGCTCAAGGTGATATTCTCGGGATGAAGCAAATGATTGAGATCTTTGAAGAAGAGCTCCCTGATGTCGTTATTGGTTCATATACGCATGTTCCCCCAGCTGGAATGGCACGTCCTAAACGACTCATCACCTCCTAA
- a CDS encoding YbaB/EbfC family nucleoid-associated protein → MNNMNQMMKQVKKMQEQMLKAQEELADKTVQGTSGGGVVTAEVNGHKKLLSITIKPEAVDPEDVEMLQDLVMTAVNDAMSKADEIANQDMGKFTGGMKIPGLF, encoded by the coding sequence ATGAACAACATGAACCAAATGATGAAGCAAGTGAAGAAAATGCAGGAGCAAATGCTGAAGGCACAAGAGGAACTGGCGGACAAAACGGTTCAAGGCACTTCTGGTGGCGGTGTAGTTACAGCTGAGGTTAACGGACACAAGAAATTGCTGTCCATCACCATTAAACCTGAAGCAGTAGATCCGGAAGATGTAGAAATGCTGCAGGATCTCGTTATGACGGCTGTCAATGATGCAATGAGCAAAGCTGATGAAATTGCTAACCAGGATATGGGCAAATTCACAGGTGGTATGAAAATTCCGGGATTGTTTTAA
- the rho gene encoding transcription termination factor Rho, whose amino-acid sequence MDLQISDLEEMKLTDLYKLAKKYQIPYYGTLKKKELIFAILRAQAEQSGLMFMQGVLEILPEGYGFLRPINYLPSTEDIYISASQIRKFDLRTGDLVSGKCRTPKENERYFGLLQVNAVNGENPSAAAERLHFPALTPLYPQKKLVLETSPNHLSTRIMDVLAPVGLGQRGLIVAPPKAGKTLLLKEIANSISTNNPEIELFVLLIDERPEEVTDMSRSVKGEVVASTFDELPENHIKVAELVLERALRLVEAKKDVVILLDSITRLARAYNLVIPPSGRTLSGGIDPAAFHRPKRFFGSARNVEEGGSLTILATALIDTGSRMDDIIYEEFKGTGNMELHLDRKLAERRIFPAIDIRRSGTRREEVLLSKEELDTIWTIRKNMNDSHDFVESFLKKLRNSKTNAEFLAAFDAAGNNTSNSGTTTTRRSPRQTATSATTT is encoded by the coding sequence ATGGATCTACAAATTTCCGATTTGGAAGAAATGAAACTAACGGACCTCTACAAACTGGCCAAAAAATATCAGATTCCCTACTATGGTACACTGAAGAAGAAAGAATTGATCTTTGCCATACTACGAGCTCAGGCTGAACAGAGCGGCTTGATGTTTATGCAGGGTGTGCTCGAGATCCTTCCAGAGGGTTACGGTTTTCTTCGCCCGATCAACTACCTGCCTAGCACCGAAGACATCTATATATCGGCCTCGCAGATTCGTAAGTTCGATCTTAGAACAGGTGACCTCGTATCTGGTAAATGTAGAACGCCGAAGGAAAACGAGAGATATTTCGGTTTGCTGCAAGTCAATGCGGTAAACGGTGAGAATCCTTCAGCGGCTGCGGAAAGACTTCACTTCCCGGCATTAACCCCATTGTATCCGCAGAAAAAGCTGGTTCTCGAAACATCCCCCAACCATTTGTCTACACGCATTATGGATGTGCTGGCTCCTGTAGGTTTGGGACAGCGCGGATTGATCGTAGCACCTCCCAAAGCAGGTAAGACGCTTCTCCTCAAAGAAATTGCCAACAGTATTTCAACCAACAATCCAGAAATCGAACTGTTTGTCCTGTTGATTGATGAACGTCCGGAGGAAGTAACGGATATGTCTCGTTCGGTAAAAGGGGAAGTTGTGGCTTCCACGTTCGATGAGCTGCCTGAGAATCATATCAAGGTTGCGGAACTGGTGCTGGAACGTGCTCTACGTCTGGTTGAGGCGAAAAAAGATGTAGTCATTTTGCTGGACAGCATTACGCGTCTTGCTCGTGCATACAACCTGGTTATCCCACCATCCGGACGGACACTTAGTGGGGGTATTGACCCTGCAGCATTCCACCGTCCAAAACGTTTCTTTGGATCTGCGCGGAATGTGGAGGAGGGCGGAAGCCTGACGATCCTGGCGACAGCGTTAATTGATACAGGATCACGTATGGATGATATTATCTATGAAGAGTTTAAAGGTACAGGTAATATGGAGCTTCATTTGGACCGCAAACTGGCAGAACGCCGTATTTTCCCGGCCATCGATATTCGTCGTTCCGGTACACGCCGAGAAGAAGTGCTGCTGAGTAAGGAAGAGCTGGATACCATCTGGACCATTCGTAAAAATATGAATGACTCCCATGACTTTGTGGAAAGCTTCCTGAAAAAACTGCGCAACAGCAAAACGAATGCGGAATTTTTGGCTGCGTTTGATGCAGCGGGCAACAATACAAGCAATTCGGGGACCACAACGACTCGGCGTTCCCCGAGACAGACGGCAACCTCGGCAACAACAACTTAA
- a CDS encoding DUF2508 family protein has protein sequence MQREIEEEQIYLEIEKAKAEWERAVRQFEEAQGEDEIDYAIYVLEAAERKYQIHLKRAKRAGMKRSAVMNRGMSV, from the coding sequence ATGCAGAGGGAGATAGAAGAGGAACAGATCTACTTGGAGATTGAAAAGGCTAAAGCGGAGTGGGAGCGTGCAGTAAGGCAGTTTGAAGAAGCGCAGGGGGAAGACGAAATTGATTATGCCATATATGTTTTGGAAGCGGCAGAGCGTAAGTACCAGATTCATCTGAAGCGGGCGAAACGGGCAGGGATGAAGAGGTCGGCTGTAATGAATCGGGGCATGAGTGTGTGA
- the rpmE gene encoding 50S ribosomal protein L31, which yields MKEAIHPKYTIGQVSCACGNTFETGSVKDGLRVEICSACHPFFTGKQKFIDAGGRVDRFKKKYGI from the coding sequence ATGAAAGAAGCAATTCATCCTAAATACACGATTGGTCAAGTAAGCTGCGCTTGCGGTAATACTTTTGAGACTGGTTCGGTTAAAGACGGACTTCGTGTAGAGATTTGCTCCGCTTGCCACCCGTTCTTCACCGGTAAACAGAAGTTTATCGATGCTGGCGGCCGTGTCGATCGTTTCAAGAAAAAATACGGAATCTAA
- the recR gene encoding recombination mediator RecR — MYYPEPIAKLIDAFTRLPGVGPKTAARLAFHVLNMKEDDVIDFAKALVSVKRNLHYCSVCCNITDTDPCRICQDKSRDSSVICVVQDSKDLVAMERTKEFDGYYHVLQGAISPMEGIGPDDIRLKELLTRLSDERVQELILATNPNIEGEATAMYISRLVRPFEITVTRIAHGLPVGGDLEYADEVTLSKALEGRREFR; from the coding sequence TTGTATTATCCCGAACCGATAGCAAAGCTCATTGATGCTTTTACCCGATTGCCGGGTGTTGGCCCCAAGACGGCTGCGCGACTAGCTTTTCATGTGCTTAACATGAAGGAAGATGACGTTATTGATTTTGCCAAAGCGCTTGTTAGTGTGAAGCGTAACCTTCATTATTGCTCGGTATGCTGTAATATCACAGATACTGATCCATGCCGTATCTGTCAGGATAAGTCTCGGGATAGTTCTGTCATTTGTGTGGTTCAGGACTCCAAGGACCTTGTTGCCATGGAACGTACCAAAGAGTTTGACGGGTACTATCATGTGCTACAGGGCGCGATATCTCCAATGGAGGGTATCGGCCCGGATGATATTCGTTTGAAGGAGCTTCTGACCCGACTGAGCGATGAACGGGTACAGGAATTGATCCTGGCAACGAATCCGAATATCGAGGGCGAGGCCACGGCGATGTATATATCCCGTTTGGTTCGTCCATTCGAGATTACAGTGACCCGGATAGCCCATGGGCTGCCTGTAGGCGGAGATCTGGAGTATGCAGATGAAGTGACACTATCGAAGGCGCTGGAAGGCCGCAGAGAGTTCCGATAA
- the dnaX gene encoding DNA polymerase III subunit gamma/tau, producing MEHIALYRAWRPQSFQDMVGQQHIIQTLQNAIREQRTSHAYLFNGPRGTGKTSAAKILAKAVNCERGPAPEPCNECEACRRITAGSVMDVQEIDAASNRGVEEIRDLREKVKYAPTEVRQKVYIIDEVHMLTTEAFNALLKTLEEPPPHVMFILATTEPHRLPATIISRCQRFDFRRVSLEEQTARLTLICEQEGMEADQDALQYIARLSDGGMRDALSVLDQISSFTDGRVTYQQVMDMTGGIPSEQFAKLAASLLKGDVGHILQMIEGFMHEGKSADKCMENLLYYFRDLLMIKMVPDADKLTDRVLNPESFRDMAESFTKEQLFQMIDTLNRYQSEMKYAVQPQTLFEVALLKLCSIPAQGEISSQAAVSVGSAASSQADSGEINRLKQQLVELEKKLDRALKSGLSGGEAAPSPSRPATRAPVSRGNSPAKLPAQLDQYVARKGSQEFVEISRKWSQILQRVKEEKVTVHAWFMDGEPVSMLEDSVLVAFKNNIHRETTEKQANRDVIERVLSEQLGHPARLVTMMLKDWTGAIEGATDTPKEDFKLEPEHEDGGSGGKQPWIDEAIQLFGEDLVVIKE from the coding sequence ATGGAGCATATCGCGTTATACCGGGCTTGGCGTCCCCAGTCGTTTCAAGATATGGTGGGACAACAGCATATTATTCAGACCTTGCAGAACGCGATTCGTGAACAGCGGACTTCCCATGCCTACTTGTTTAACGGGCCCAGAGGAACGGGGAAGACCAGTGCCGCCAAGATTTTGGCTAAAGCTGTAAACTGCGAGCGCGGACCTGCGCCTGAGCCTTGTAACGAATGTGAAGCTTGCCGCAGGATCACGGCCGGATCTGTAATGGACGTGCAGGAGATTGATGCTGCATCCAACCGGGGTGTTGAAGAGATCCGCGATCTTCGCGAAAAGGTTAAATATGCCCCGACGGAAGTTCGGCAGAAAGTCTATATTATTGATGAAGTACACATGTTAACGACAGAAGCGTTTAACGCTTTGCTCAAAACATTGGAGGAACCCCCTCCGCATGTAATGTTTATTTTGGCAACAACCGAACCACACCGTCTTCCGGCCACCATTATCTCCAGGTGTCAGCGATTCGATTTTCGCCGGGTTTCCCTGGAGGAGCAGACGGCCCGCCTGACGCTGATCTGCGAACAGGAGGGTATGGAGGCTGATCAGGATGCACTCCAATACATCGCTCGCCTGTCGGACGGGGGGATGCGGGATGCACTCAGTGTGCTGGATCAGATTTCTTCTTTTACAGATGGAAGAGTAACCTACCAACAGGTTATGGATATGACCGGAGGAATCCCTTCAGAGCAATTTGCCAAGCTTGCCGCTTCACTGCTTAAGGGTGATGTTGGACATATTTTGCAGATGATCGAAGGGTTTATGCATGAAGGTAAGAGTGCAGATAAATGCATGGAGAACTTGCTGTATTACTTCCGCGATCTGCTCATGATCAAGATGGTGCCGGATGCTGATAAACTGACAGACCGGGTACTTAACCCTGAGTCTTTCCGTGACATGGCAGAATCCTTCACGAAGGAACAGTTGTTCCAGATGATTGATACACTTAACCGTTACCAGAGTGAGATGAAATATGCAGTACAGCCGCAAACGTTATTCGAAGTGGCTCTGCTCAAACTGTGCAGCATCCCTGCTCAGGGAGAGATATCGAGTCAAGCTGCGGTGTCAGTGGGTTCGGCGGCGTCCTCACAAGCTGACAGCGGGGAGATTAACCGCTTGAAGCAACAGCTTGTTGAGCTGGAGAAGAAGCTGGATCGAGCACTGAAGAGTGGTCTCTCCGGAGGGGAGGCTGCACCAAGTCCTTCGCGCCCGGCAACCCGTGCTCCCGTATCCAGGGGGAATTCTCCGGCGAAGCTACCTGCACAGCTTGATCAATACGTGGCACGTAAGGGGTCTCAGGAGTTCGTGGAGATCAGCAGAAAGTGGAGCCAGATCTTGCAGCGTGTAAAAGAAGAGAAGGTTACGGTCCATGCCTGGTTTATGGATGGTGAGCCTGTATCTATGCTGGAAGACAGCGTATTGGTGGCTTTCAAAAATAACATTCACCGTGAAACGACAGAGAAGCAGGCTAATCGTGACGTGATTGAGCGCGTGCTGTCTGAACAGCTCGGGCATCCAGCGCGTCTGGTGACGATGATGCTCAAGGATTGGACGGGAGCGATTGAAGGAGCTACTGATACGCCAAAGGAGGACTTTAAGCTTGAACCTGAGCATGAAGACGGCGGGTCAGGCGGCAAGCAACCTTGGATTGATGAAGCCATCCAGCTCTTCGGTGAAGATCTTGTAGTGATCAAGGAATAG